DNA sequence from the Deltaproteobacteria bacterium genome:
CCTGAAACTCGCCAACACCCTCCAGCAGAAGCGCGTCGCCCGCGAGTGCGCCGACTGGATCCGCGACAAGGTCTCCGTGAGATCGGTGAAGCAGGCGAGCTTTCTCCACGGCAAGATGTACCACATCACCAACGGCGGCGTCGCGCACGCGATCCTCGGCAGCTCCAACTTCACCACGAAGGGTCTCGGGCTATCCGCCGGCGACAGCAATATCGAGCTCAACCTCATCGTCGACAGCGACCGCGACCGGGCCGATCTCAAGGCCTGGTTCGAGGCGCTCTGGAATGACGCCGACCTCGTTGAGGATGTGAAGGACGAGGTCCTCCAGTACCTCGACCAGCTCTACCAGAATCACAGCCCGGAATTCATCTACTACAAGACCCTGTTCCATATCTTTGATCGCTACCTCAGCGACGAACGGAAGACCGAAGGCGACATCGCGCGAACCAGTCTCTTCGATACGCGCATCTGGAGGGCGCTGTTCGAGTTCCAACGCGACGGCGTTCGCGGCGCGATCAACAAGATTTTCGCGCACTGTGGCGAATGCGGCAGTTCTTCGCGGCCTACTCCAAGCCTGCGGTTCTGGAACACCTCGCTCCAGAACTGGCGACCGGCGTGAAGTGCCGAGCGCGGAAGGCCGCGGCGCCAATTCTGGAGCAGGATGTTCCAGAATTATGAGCGCCGCGCATAACCAAGAACCTTGCGCCGCGATGGACCGAGGGCCACTCCCGACGATGAAATGACGCTATGCCCCGCACCCCGCCGCGACTGCTGATCGAAGAGTGGCTGCACGCAAGGCTGTGGGACCCGGCACTCAGGCAGACGTGACCGCAGGCGGATGGGGGCGCGAGTTGCAAACCGCCCCCGTTCGGCTCTATGTCGGTGCCCCACGCGCGAGATCCACAGTGCGTCGGCGCGACCGATGAGCGTCTTTGACCTCCACGCCAACGTCCTCAGCGACTACCAGGACTACGTCCGCTCGTTCTTCACGATCGCGGGCGACCGGGCGCGCGCGTTCGTCGATCAGGCACTTACGGATGAGGCGCGGCTCTGGCCGCCGCCCCAGCACGGTGCCCCCTGCCTCAATGAGAGCCAGCGTCACCAATGACCTTCACGCCATACCACGCCAAGTATTTCGCTCATGACCTTACCCGGCGGGCCAGTGGCGGACTCGACCGGCTGTCCATGTCGCTGTTCGACGCGGCCGTCGATCTCAACCCGCATCAGATCGAGGCAGCGTTGTTCGCTCTCGAATCGCCACTTTCCAAGGGCGTAGTCCTGGCCGACGAGGTCGGCCTCGGAAAGACGATCGAGGCGGGCATCGTGCTGTGCCAGTTTTGGGCGGAACGTAAGCATCGGCTGCTAGTGCTTTGCCCTGCATCGCTGCGCAAACAATGGGCGCTGGAAATGGAGGAAAAGTTCAACCTGCCCACGCTGGTGCTTGACGCCAAGGCCTATCGCGAGGCGCAACGGAGCGGACGCGCGCCTTTGACCGAGAAGGCCGTGCTCATCATGTCCTTCAACTACGCGAACGCCCTGCGAGACGAGGTGAAGGCAATTGCCTGGGACCTCGTCGTCATTGACGAAGCCCACAAGCTCCGTAACGCCTACCGGCCGAGCAATAAGGTCGGCCAGGGCATCCGCTGGGCTACCGAGGATTGCCGCAAGCTCCTGCTGACCGCTACGCCGCTGCAGAACTCGCTGCTGGAGCTGTATGGCCTCTCGACCTTGATCGACGAGCACCTGTTTGGGGATCTCAACGCCTTCCGCGCCCAGTACGCCAGCGCCGGCAGCAGCATCACTGACCTGCGCCAGCGCCTCTCGGGATTCTGCAAGCGCACGCTGCGCAACCAGGTCACCGAATACATCAGTTACACCGAGCGGCGGGCCATCACGCGACCGTTCACGCCGAGCAACGACGAGCATGCGCTCTACGAGGCGGTGTCAGGATTCCTGCAGCGCCCCGACAGCTACGCGCTCCCGCAACGCCAGCGTCACCTGACCGCCCTCATCTTGCGCAAGCTGCTGGCGTCGTCTTCGCTAGCCATCGCCGCCACGCTCGACACACTCAAGGCCCGACTGGAGGGTCTTCGTGACGAGCAGGCACGGAACGATCCCGATCTCGCCGAGCGCCTGATCGAAGCGGAAGAGATCGAAGACGACCTGCTTGACGAGATCCTCGCGGACGACGTCGAGGCCGGCGCATCCGAGTCCGCGCCCGTCGCCATCGACCGGCAGAAGCTGCGCGAGGAGATCGACATTCTGCAGCGACTCGCCACCTGGGCGCGTGGCATCGGCATCGACACCAAGACGCACACGTTGCTCAAGGCGCTGGACATCGGCTTCGAGCAGATGTCCGCGACGGGCGCGGCGCGCAAGGCGTTGATCTTTACCGAGTCGCGCCGCACCCAGGATTACCTGAAGGCCTTCCTCGAATCCCACGGCTACGGCGGCCAGGTGGTGGTCTTCAACGGCACCAACGGCGGGCCGGAAGCGACCGTGATCTACGAGCGCTGGGTCGAGAAGAACCGGGATACCGGCCGTTCTTCGGGCTCGCGCGCTGTTGATGTGCGCACCGCGCTCATCGAGCACTTCCGCGACGAAGCGGCGATCCTGCTCGGCACCGAGGCGGCGGCCGAAGGCATTAACCTGCAGTTCTGCTCGTTGGTCATCAATTACGACCTGCCGTGGAACCCGCAGCGCATCGAGCAACGCATCGGCCGCTGCCACCGCTATGGGCAAAGGCACGACGTAGTGGTCATCAATTTCCTGAACGAACGCAACGAGGCCGATCGCCGTGTCCTTGAGCTGCTGGGCGAGAAGTTCAGCCTCTTCAGCGGCGTCTTCGGTGCCTCCGACGAGGTGCTTGGGAGCATCGAGTCCGGCGTCGACTTCGAGAAGCGCATCCTCGCCATCTACCAAGAGTGCCGCACGCCCGAGGAGATCGATGCCGCGTTTCGTACACTGCAAGCGGAGATGGACGAGAGCATCCGCACCCGGATGGACGATACGCGCCGGAAGCTGTTCGAGCACTTCGACGAGGACGTGCATCAGCGCCTCCGACTTCAACTCGTTGATGCGAAAGCCCAGGTCGATCGGGTCGGCCAGCGGTTCTGGTCGCTGACCCGCTTCATGCTCGACGGCCGCGCCTGCTTCGACGACGGCGCGCTGGCCTTCGACCTCAACCGACCGCCCCGCGAAGAGATCGCGACGGGCCGCTACCACCTGATCTCGAAGTCGCATCCGCGCGCTGACGAAGGCGGTGGCGAGGAGCGCAGCCAGTTTCTGTACCGCATCTCTCACCCGCTGGGCGAGTACGTCGTGGACGCCGCGAAAGCCCTGGAGACGCCTCCGGCGCAGATTGTTTTCGACGTGTCGCAGCATCCGACCCGCATCCACGCGGTCGAAGCGCTCCGCGGCAAGAGCGGCTTTCTCACGCTCACGCGCTTCGTGGTCGATTCGTACGAGCGCGAAGAGTACCTGCTCTTCTCCGGATTCGATGAGAGCGGCGCGTCGCTCGACCAGGAGACGATGGAGGAGCTCTTCGGCTGTTCGGGGCGGGTGGAGGGCGCCGACGCGATCCCGGCCGCCGTGCACCAACGCCTCCCCGCCGAGGCGGAGCGTCACGCGAAGGCCACCCTGAGCCGCTCGCTGGAGCAGAACAGCGTCCACTTCAACCAGGCGCGCGAGAAGCTGGAGAAGTGGGCCGACGACATGGTGCTGTCAGCCGAGAAGGCGCTCGCCGATACCAAGGAGCAGATCAAGGCGTTGCGACGACAAGCGCGGCAGGCGGTGACGCTGGAAGAGCAGCATGAGATTCAAGAGAAGATTCAGAAGCTGGAGCGCCAGCAACGCCGGCAGCGCCAGGAGATCTTCAAGGTCGAAGACGAGATTATGGAGAAGCGTGACGGCCTGATCGAATCGCTGGAACGCCGCTTGGCCCAGAAGACAGAAACCGAACGCCTCTTCACGATCCGATGGACGGTGGAATGATGCGGTTGCACGGCAGGGGCACGTCGCCGCATCGGGGGGCGTCATCCGGTAGGGGCACGTTGCAACGTGCCCCTACCGGGGTGGTGGCGGCGGATGATTCGGCCACGGTGGATTGGTTCTGGCCATGACCCGATTCGACCCTGACACGCATCACCGCCGTTCGATCCGCCTGCGGGGTTATGACTACGCGCAGGCAGGTTT
Encoded proteins:
- a CDS encoding DEAD/DEAH box helicase translates to MTFTPYHAKYFAHDLTRRASGGLDRLSMSLFDAAVDLNPHQIEAALFALESPLSKGVVLADEVGLGKTIEAGIVLCQFWAERKHRLLVLCPASLRKQWALEMEEKFNLPTLVLDAKAYREAQRSGRAPLTEKAVLIMSFNYANALRDEVKAIAWDLVVIDEAHKLRNAYRPSNKVGQGIRWATEDCRKLLLTATPLQNSLLELYGLSTLIDEHLFGDLNAFRAQYASAGSSITDLRQRLSGFCKRTLRNQVTEYISYTERRAITRPFTPSNDEHALYEAVSGFLQRPDSYALPQRQRHLTALILRKLLASSSLAIAATLDTLKARLEGLRDEQARNDPDLAERLIEAEEIEDDLLDEILADDVEAGASESAPVAIDRQKLREEIDILQRLATWARGIGIDTKTHTLLKALDIGFEQMSATGAARKALIFTESRRTQDYLKAFLESHGYGGQVVVFNGTNGGPEATVIYERWVEKNRDTGRSSGSRAVDVRTALIEHFRDEAAILLGTEAAAEGINLQFCSLVINYDLPWNPQRIEQRIGRCHRYGQRHDVVVINFLNERNEADRRVLELLGEKFSLFSGVFGASDEVLGSIESGVDFEKRILAIYQECRTPEEIDAAFRTLQAEMDESIRTRMDDTRRKLFEHFDEDVHQRLRLQLVDAKAQVDRVGQRFWSLTRFMLDGRACFDDGALAFDLNRPPREEIATGRYHLISKSHPRADEGGGEERSQFLYRISHPLGEYVVDAAKALETPPAQIVFDVSQHPTRIHAVEALRGKSGFLTLTRFVVDSYEREEYLLFSGFDESGASLDQETMEELFGCSGRVEGADAIPAAVHQRLPAEAERHAKATLSRSLEQNSVHFNQAREKLEKWADDMVLSAEKALADTKEQIKALRRQARQAVTLEEQHEIQEKIQKLERQQRRQRQEIFKVEDEIMEKRDGLIESLERRLAQKTETERLFTIRWTVE